From a single Pleurodeles waltl isolate 20211129_DDA chromosome 8, aPleWal1.hap1.20221129, whole genome shotgun sequence genomic region:
- the LOC138249372 gene encoding olfactory receptor 56A4-like — MLMKTDLLFTINSTAEHVPEFILIGFPGLQQWQQWFSVPLALFLLLALMANFMLILTIYREQKLHQPMCYFLCNLILVDLSLSIIISPKLLAILWFDACSISMPGCFTQMFFGHWLVLSESGILLAMAFDRYIAIWSPLRYTSILNDRLVLKIMVVIAVRAFFCALPVPFLAARLNYCSDRIIKHSYCNNIAVTKLACDDISLNSIYQMTVLNLMLGGDLLIIFLSYCLILRAVLKLHVEGALSKALSTCSSHLIIILIFYSIIAVLGITHHSENEIMTCMAIVLNVFLVIVPPAMNPIIYGVRNKDINQGFRKQFRNRCCG; from the coding sequence ATGTTGATGAAAACAGATCTACTATTCACCATCAACTCCACTGCAGAACATGTCCCAGAATTTATCTTAATTGGTTTCCCAGGACTACAGCAATGGCAGCAGTGGTTCTCTGTCCCTCTGGCTCTCTTCCTGCTTCTAGCTTTGATGGCCAATTTTATGCTGATCTTAACAATATACAGAGAGCAGaaacttcatcagccaatgtgctATTTCCTCTGCAATCTCATTCTTGTAGACCTTTCCCTCAGCATAATAATCAGCCCCAAATTACTTGCCATTCTGTGGTTTGATGCATGCTCCATTAGCATGCCAGGATGCTTCACTCAAATGTTCTTTGGACACTGGTTGGTTTTATCAGAGTCAGGAATACTTCTTGCCATGGCCTTTGACCGCTACATTGCCATCTGGAGTCCTCTAAGGTACACATCAATTCTCAATGACAGGCTTGTGTTAAAGATTATGGTGGTAATAGCTGTAAGGGCTTTCTTCTGTGCCCTCCCTGTACCATTCCTTGCTGCTCGGCTAAACTACTGCTCTGATCGAATTATCAAACACAGCTACTGTAACAACATTGCTGTCACAAAACTTGCATGTGATGATATAAGCCTAAATAGCATTTACCAAATGACTGTTCTTAATCTAATGCTTGGTGGAGACTTATTAATCATCTTCCTGTCCTATTGTCTGATTCTACGGGCTGTGCTGAAGCTCCATGTAGAAGGTGCTCTTTCCAAGGCCCTCAGCACCTGCAGCTCCCATCTTATAATTATTCTTATTTTCTATTCAATTATAGCAGTGTTAGGTATAACACACCATTCAGAAAATGAAATTATGACATGTATGGCTATAGTTCTCAATGTTTTCCTTGTAATTGTACCACCAGCAATGAATCCAATTATatatggggtcagaaacaaagatATTAATCAAGGTTTCAGGAAGCAGTTTAGAAATAGATGCTGTGGATAG